One region of Thiomonas intermedia genomic DNA includes:
- the bamA gene encoding outer membrane protein assembly factor BamA, whose amino-acid sequence MQLEVNLRFSPALRCATAVVIAVAGVQAHAAESFTIKDIRVDGLQRTEPGTVFSYLPFRVGESYTPENGAAAIRALFATGLFKNVRIETNDDIVTIVVEERPTIAGVEFAGTKEFEKKALTTALASVGLAEARPYDQALIDQAVQELKQQYLAKGFYGTEVNVTTTPLPRNRVNVLFTVVEGQIAKIRAIRIVGNKVYSEGALRDLFTLSTPGWLSWYTKDDQYSKAKLNTDLETLRSYYQDRGYLDFRIDSTQVALSPNKDGIYITVNVHEGPKFTVSGYQLAGNYLGQDNEFRALVKLKPGETYSAQALNDSVKAITNQFGVYGYAFARVESKPVIDRQTDQVAFTITADPGKRIYVRRIDVAGNSRTRDEVIRREFRQFEDSWYDSDRIKLSRDRVDRLGYFKDVTLQPREVPGTNDQVDLDMNVEEKPTGSLSLGVGFSSADKLSFNAGISQDNIFGSGNNLAVDFNTSSYYRTLSVSSTNPYFTEDGISRTVNAYYRTIQPYTSQGDNYKIVTPGFNLQFGIPFTEVDRVFFGVGLERYTLDLAPGAPASYIAYVNEFGKTSTGVPLTIGWQRDSRNSALVPTDGRYQRLSFEISPFSTLRYDRVTYQYQQYLPITRNTNLAFNGLLGYAHGLNGRPLPVFKNLYAGGIGTVRGFEQSSLGPQDAQGNALGGAKMVIADFEYQFPFPGTGADKSLRMSFFNDNGYVWGENQKVSLSDMRSSVGIGVSWISPIGPLKFSLAKPVRYKSTDKLQRFQFTVGAGF is encoded by the coding sequence ATCCAGCTCGAGGTCAATTTGAGGTTTTCTCCCGCACTTCGTTGTGCGACGGCGGTTGTGATCGCTGTTGCAGGCGTGCAAGCACACGCAGCTGAATCTTTCACCATCAAGGACATCCGGGTCGATGGTCTGCAAAGAACCGAGCCGGGTACCGTCTTCAGCTATCTGCCGTTCCGGGTGGGTGAGTCCTATACCCCCGAGAACGGGGCGGCCGCCATCCGCGCGCTGTTCGCTACGGGTCTTTTCAAGAACGTACGCATCGAGACGAACGACGATATCGTGACCATCGTCGTCGAGGAGCGTCCGACCATCGCGGGTGTCGAATTTGCCGGGACCAAGGAGTTCGAGAAAAAGGCGCTGACCACCGCGCTGGCCTCCGTCGGCCTTGCCGAGGCCCGACCCTACGATCAGGCGCTGATCGATCAGGCGGTTCAGGAGCTCAAGCAGCAATATCTCGCCAAAGGGTTTTACGGCACGGAGGTCAACGTCACGACCACGCCGCTGCCGCGCAATCGGGTGAATGTGTTGTTCACCGTGGTCGAAGGGCAGATCGCGAAGATCCGCGCCATTCGCATCGTCGGCAACAAGGTGTACAGCGAGGGTGCACTGCGCGATCTGTTCACGCTGAGCACCCCCGGCTGGCTGAGTTGGTACACCAAGGACGATCAGTATTCCAAGGCCAAGCTCAACACCGATCTGGAGACTCTGCGTTCGTACTACCAGGATCGGGGCTATCTCGACTTCCGCATCGACTCCACGCAGGTGGCCCTGTCGCCCAACAAGGACGGCATCTACATCACGGTCAACGTGCATGAAGGGCCGAAGTTCACGGTCTCCGGCTATCAGCTCGCGGGCAATTATCTCGGGCAGGACAACGAGTTCCGGGCCCTGGTCAAGCTCAAACCGGGCGAAACCTACAGCGCCCAGGCTCTGAACGACAGCGTCAAGGCGATCACCAATCAGTTCGGGGTGTATGGCTATGCGTTTGCACGGGTCGAGTCCAAGCCGGTGATCGACCGGCAGACCGATCAGGTCGCCTTCACCATCACGGCTGATCCGGGCAAGCGCATCTACGTGCGCCGCATCGACGTTGCAGGCAACAGCCGTACGCGCGACGAAGTGATCCGGCGCGAGTTCCGGCAGTTCGAAGACTCCTGGTACGACTCCGACCGGATCAAGCTCTCGCGCGATCGGGTGGATCGTCTGGGCTATTTCAAGGACGTGACGCTGCAGCCGCGCGAAGTGCCTGGCACCAACGATCAGGTCGATCTCGACATGAACGTGGAGGAGAAACCCACGGGCAGCTTGTCTCTGGGCGTGGGCTTTTCAAGCGCGGACAAGCTGTCGTTCAACGCCGGCATCAGTCAGGACAATATTTTTGGCAGCGGCAACAATCTCGCGGTCGACTTCAATACGTCGAGCTATTACCGCACCTTGTCGGTGTCGAGCACGAATCCGTATTTCACCGAAGACGGCATCAGCCGCACGGTGAATGCGTATTACCGCACCATCCAGCCTTACACCAGTCAGGGTGACAACTACAAGATCGTCACGCCGGGATTCAACCTGCAGTTCGGCATTCCGTTTACCGAAGTCGATCGGGTGTTCTTCGGCGTAGGGCTTGAGCGCTACACCCTGGATCTCGCGCCCGGTGCGCCAGCGTCTTACATTGCTTACGTCAACGAGTTTGGCAAAACGTCCACCGGTGTTCCGCTGACCATAGGCTGGCAGCGCGACAGCCGCAACAGCGCCCTGGTGCCGACCGACGGCCGCTATCAGCGTCTGAGCTTCGAGATCAGCCCGTTCAGCACCCTGCGCTACGACCGTGTGACCTATCAGTACCAGCAATATCTGCCGATCACGCGCAACACCAACCTCGCCTTCAACGGTCTGCTGGGTTATGCGCACGGGTTGAACGGTCGTCCGCTGCCGGTGTTCAAGAATCTCTACGCAGGAGGCATCGGCACGGTGCGCGGTTTCGAGCAAAGCTCGCTGGGCCCGCAGGATGCCCAGGGCAACGCCCTGGGGGGGGCCAAGATGGTGATTGCCGATTTCGAGTATCAGTTTCCTTTCCCCGGCACGGGGGCCGACAAATCGCTGCGGATGTCGTTCTTCAATGACAACGGCTATGTCTGGGGCGAGAACCAGAAGGTCAGTCTGAGCGATATGCGTTCGTCCGTCGGTATCGGCGTGTCCTGGATTTCGCCCATTGGTCCGTTGAAGTTCAGTCTGGCCAAGCCGGTTCGCTACAAGTCCACCGATAAACTCCAGCGCTTCCAGTTCACGGTGGGCGCCGGTTTCTAA
- the rseP gene encoding RIP metalloprotease RseP yields MNLLITLLAFAFALGLLITIHEYGHYRVAVACGVKVLRFSIGFGKPLLRWTRGADRTAFTLSSIPLGGYVKMLDEREGEVAERDLPRAFNRQSLSRRAAIVAAGPAANLLLAVVLFAVVALAGVREPVAILGVPPAQSTAARVGVQGGERVVALVQDRRQEAVQSWTGLRWTLLNAAMSGERIGLIVERAPGGPQHEIPLDFSSSMRAAESAGFLTNFGLHLQSPPAEIREVVAGGPAQISGLRAGDLITAVDGQPIATADGLMKAIQTSAGKALQLDVRRDGRVFQTRLQPKAVAVEGKSVWRIEAMLGGEVPMVKIERNPLQALQDGAQRTWELSVLTLKTLGRMVIGQASLQNLSGPVTIADYAGKSAELGWVAYLSFLAVVSVSLGVLNLLPLPVLDGGHLLYYAYEGLTRRSVSQRWQERLQQGGLVVIAMMMAIALYNDLARLLGQMH; encoded by the coding sequence ATGAACCTGCTCATCACCCTGCTGGCGTTTGCTTTCGCACTAGGCCTGCTCATCACCATCCATGAGTACGGGCACTACCGCGTCGCGGTGGCCTGTGGGGTCAAGGTGCTGCGGTTCTCCATTGGCTTCGGCAAGCCGCTGCTGCGCTGGACGCGGGGTGCCGACAGAACGGCATTCACTTTGTCGTCGATTCCCCTGGGCGGCTACGTGAAGATGCTCGATGAACGCGAAGGCGAAGTCGCCGAACGCGACCTGCCGCGGGCCTTCAACCGGCAGAGCCTATCGAGACGCGCGGCCATCGTCGCGGCTGGGCCAGCCGCCAATCTACTGCTTGCCGTGGTCCTGTTTGCCGTCGTGGCGCTGGCTGGTGTTCGGGAACCGGTCGCCATTCTGGGAGTGCCGCCTGCCCAGTCGACCGCCGCCAGGGTCGGCGTCCAGGGCGGCGAGCGCGTGGTAGCCCTTGTCCAGGACCGACGGCAGGAAGCCGTGCAGAGCTGGACGGGTTTGCGTTGGACGCTATTGAATGCCGCCATGAGCGGCGAGCGCATCGGGCTCATCGTTGAGCGCGCCCCGGGCGGGCCCCAACACGAGATACCCCTGGATTTCTCGTCCAGCATGCGCGCGGCGGAAAGCGCGGGTTTTCTGACGAACTTCGGCTTGCATCTGCAGAGCCCGCCGGCAGAGATTCGCGAGGTGGTCGCTGGCGGACCTGCGCAGATCAGCGGCCTGCGCGCGGGTGACCTGATCACCGCGGTGGATGGCCAGCCCATCGCCACCGCCGACGGTTTGATGAAGGCCATTCAAACCTCGGCGGGCAAGGCGCTGCAGCTGGATGTCCGGCGCGATGGTCGCGTGTTTCAGACCCGTCTTCAGCCCAAGGCCGTGGCGGTCGAGGGCAAGTCTGTCTGGCGCATCGAGGCCATGCTGGGGGGCGAAGTGCCCATGGTGAAGATCGAGCGCAACCCGTTGCAGGCCTTGCAGGATGGGGCGCAGCGCACCTGGGAGCTTTCGGTGCTCACCTTGAAGACGCTGGGGCGCATGGTGATAGGACAGGCCTCCCTGCAGAACCTCAGCGGCCCGGTCACAATTGCTGATTACGCGGGCAAGAGCGCCGAATTGGGATGGGTGGCTTACCTCAGCTTTTTGGCCGTCGTCAGCGTGAGTCTTGGTGTGCTCAATCTGCTGCCTCTGCCCGTTCTGGACGGGGGGCATCTCCTGTATTATGCGTACGAGGGATTGACCCGCCGCAGCGTCTCGCAGCGCTGGCAGGAAAGGCTGCAGCAAGGCGGTCTCGTGGTCATCGCCATGATGATGGCCATCGCCCTCTACAACGATCTGGCACGCTTGCTCGGCCAGATGCACTAA
- the ispC gene encoding 1-deoxy-D-xylulose-5-phosphate reductoisomerase, with the protein MKAVTILGSTGSIGTNTLAVLALHREQFRVFALAAHNNADKLFAQCVEFRPVYAVLGSAEAAIRLQQRLRAAACPTEVLSGPRALDDVAAASEVDLVMAAIVGAAGLSASLAAARAGKRLLLANKESLVVAGDLLLQALAQGGGDLIPIDSEHSAIQQSLPDDRSRWPTDVRNIVLTASGGPFRQREAASLQAVTPEEACAHPNWSMGAKISVDSATMMNKALEVIEAHYLFGMRPEQIEVLIHPQSIVHSMVNYHDGSVIAQLGQPDMRTPIAYGLSYPARIASGAPWLDLARVGRLDFEQPDPQRFPGLALAFEALRMPTGACAVLNAANEIAVEAFLQRRIRFTDIHRINAELLASAQCAGCDSLDALSELDAQTRRRAQRHVAQLASSARGSASQLA; encoded by the coding sequence ATGAAGGCGGTCACCATTCTCGGGTCGACCGGGTCGATCGGTACCAACACCCTGGCGGTGCTCGCACTCCACCGCGAGCAGTTCCGGGTGTTCGCCCTGGCGGCGCACAACAATGCTGACAAGCTGTTCGCGCAGTGTGTCGAGTTTCGTCCGGTCTACGCGGTTCTCGGAAGCGCGGAGGCGGCCATCCGCCTGCAGCAGCGTCTGCGCGCCGCAGCTTGTCCCACCGAGGTGCTCAGCGGGCCCAGGGCGCTCGACGATGTGGCCGCCGCCAGCGAGGTGGACCTGGTCATGGCCGCGATTGTGGGGGCGGCAGGCTTGTCCGCCAGTCTTGCCGCGGCCCGCGCTGGAAAGCGCTTGCTGCTGGCCAACAAGGAGTCGCTGGTCGTTGCGGGCGACTTGTTGTTGCAGGCGCTGGCACAGGGCGGCGGCGATCTCATCCCCATCGACAGCGAGCACAGCGCCATCCAGCAGAGCCTGCCCGACGATCGCAGCCGCTGGCCGACCGATGTGCGCAACATCGTGCTGACGGCATCGGGCGGGCCGTTTCGTCAGCGCGAGGCGGCTTCACTGCAAGCGGTCACGCCGGAAGAGGCCTGCGCGCATCCGAACTGGAGCATGGGCGCCAAGATATCGGTCGATTCCGCGACCATGATGAACAAGGCGCTCGAGGTCATCGAGGCGCACTATTTGTTCGGCATGCGCCCCGAGCAGATCGAGGTGCTGATTCATCCACAGAGCATCGTGCATTCGATGGTCAACTATCACGACGGTTCGGTGATCGCGCAGCTCGGACAGCCGGATATGCGTACGCCGATCGCCTATGGCCTGTCCTATCCCGCGCGCATCGCGTCGGGCGCGCCCTGGCTCGACCTCGCCCGTGTGGGGCGGCTCGACTTCGAGCAGCCCGATCCGCAGCGATTCCCCGGACTCGCCCTGGCATTCGAGGCTCTGCGCATGCCGACGGGGGCCTGCGCCGTGCTCAATGCCGCCAATGAGATCGCCGTCGAAGCCTTTCTCCAGCGACGCATCCGATTCACCGATATTCACCGGATCAATGCGGAATTGCTCGCAAGCGCACAATGCGCAGGCTGTGATTCGCTGGACGCCCTGAGCGAGCTTGACGCGCAGACGCGGCGCCGGGCGCAGCGGCATGTCGCGCAACTCGCGTCTTCCGCGCGGGGCAGCGCGTCGCAACTGGCTTGA
- a CDS encoding phosphatidate cytidylyltransferase, with translation MLRQRVLTALVLVALLLPTLFLQSPLPFALLALVFCAVGMGEWARLAGLRTRSALLVWTLAWLATAGGLLWLLQRQGWQMAEQWGGFWAVCSLAWLLLLASSLPSARVPAVLRSPIVLALLGFALLQAAWLALVALRAQGAVFMMSLLALVWIADIAAYFGGRAWGRAKLAPAISPGKTRAGAWTALAATLCYAAVCVGLTSRYPNYFSQLSAQFGWPGLAVLVVVLLIFAIAGDLFESLLKRAAGVKDSGRLLPGHGGVLDRIDALLPVLPLAVLLLAL, from the coding sequence ATGTTGCGACAGCGCGTTCTGACCGCCCTGGTGTTGGTGGCGCTGCTGCTGCCGACCTTGTTTCTGCAAAGCCCGCTGCCTTTTGCGCTTTTGGCGCTGGTCTTCTGTGCCGTCGGTATGGGGGAGTGGGCGCGGCTGGCCGGACTTCGCACCCGTAGCGCGCTTCTCGTGTGGACGCTGGCATGGTTGGCGACGGCGGGTGGCTTGCTCTGGTTGTTGCAGCGGCAGGGTTGGCAGATGGCTGAGCAGTGGGGCGGGTTCTGGGCGGTGTGCAGCCTCGCCTGGTTGTTGCTGTTGGCTTCGAGTCTGCCGTCGGCGCGTGTGCCCGCAGTATTGCGCTCGCCCATCGTGCTTGCTTTGCTGGGCTTTGCGCTCTTGCAGGCCGCCTGGCTGGCGCTGGTGGCGTTGCGCGCCCAGGGCGCGGTCTTCATGATGTCTTTGCTGGCCCTGGTCTGGATTGCGGATATCGCGGCTTATTTTGGTGGTAGGGCCTGGGGGCGTGCCAAGTTGGCGCCGGCCATCAGCCCTGGAAAAACCCGGGCAGGAGCCTGGACTGCGCTGGCCGCGACTCTCTGCTATGCCGCGGTCTGCGTGGGTCTGACCTCGCGTTATCCCAATTATTTTTCGCAGTTGAGTGCACAGTTCGGTTGGCCTGGATTGGCAGTTCTGGTTGTCGTGCTGCTGATTTTTGCGATCGCAGGCGATTTGTTCGAATCCCTGCTCAAACGCGCGGCGGGCGTGAAAGACAGTGGGCGGCTGTTGCCTGGACACGGGGGCGTGCTCGACCGGATTGACGCGCTCTTGCCCGTCTTGCCCCTAGCGGTTTTGCTGTTGGCGCTATGA
- the uppS gene encoding polyprenyl diphosphate synthase, protein MTKKTAAKRDPATLPQHVAVVMDGNGRWAQRRFLPRSSGHKFGVDALKKMVRHCAEIGVAHLTVFAFSSENWSRPAEEVQTLMDLFVKALEKESPELARQGVRLHVVGDLSAFSAEMRALIDQAEALTRRNDALVLNVALNYGGRWDMVQAAQAVLAAQERPTAETLAQHLALAHSPDPDLLIRTGGEHRVSNFLLWQLAYTELYFTDVLWPDFGAEAFETALADYASRQRRFGGVPESKSPAAA, encoded by the coding sequence ATGACCAAGAAAACCGCCGCCAAACGCGATCCTGCCACTCTGCCGCAACACGTGGCCGTGGTGATGGACGGTAATGGGCGCTGGGCGCAGCGCCGTTTTCTGCCCCGTTCGTCCGGACATAAGTTCGGCGTGGATGCGCTGAAGAAAATGGTTCGCCACTGCGCCGAGATTGGCGTGGCCCACCTCACGGTGTTTGCGTTTTCCTCGGAGAACTGGAGCCGTCCGGCCGAGGAAGTCCAGACCTTGATGGATCTGTTCGTCAAGGCTCTGGAAAAGGAGTCGCCGGAACTCGCCCGCCAGGGCGTGCGCTTGCACGTTGTGGGCGATCTGTCGGCCTTTTCTGCCGAGATGCGCGCCTTGATCGATCAGGCCGAGGCCTTGACCCGCCGGAACGACGCCCTGGTTCTCAACGTCGCCCTCAACTACGGTGGACGCTGGGACATGGTGCAGGCGGCGCAAGCGGTGTTGGCAGCGCAGGAGCGTCCCACCGCCGAGACGCTGGCGCAGCATCTGGCGCTGGCGCACTCCCCGGACCCCGATCTGCTCATCCGCACGGGCGGCGAGCATCGCGTCAGCAATTTCCTGCTCTGGCAACTGGCCTATACCGAGCTGTATTTCACCGATGTGCTCTGGCCTGATTTCGGCGCCGAGGCCTTCGAGACCGCCCTGGCCGACTATGCCAGCCGCCAGCGTCGCTTCGGTGGCGTTCCAGAGTCCAAATCGCCAGCGGCCGCCTGA
- the frr gene encoding ribosome recycling factor — MGIAEIKKTTEEKMHKSIESLKLDLAKVRTGRAHTGLLDHVMVDYYGTMMAINQVANMNLVDARTISVQPWEKKMVQVVEKAIRESDLGLNPQTQGDVIRVPMPALTEERRRDLVKVIKQEGEGAKVAVRNLRRDANQSLKDLVKAKEASEDDERRAQDEVQKITDRCIAEIDKQLAQKEAEIMAV; from the coding sequence ATGGGAATCGCAGAGATCAAGAAAACCACCGAAGAGAAAATGCACAAGTCGATCGAGTCGCTGAAGCTCGACTTGGCCAAGGTGCGCACCGGCCGCGCGCATACCGGCTTGCTCGACCATGTGATGGTGGATTACTACGGCACGATGATGGCGATCAATCAGGTGGCCAACATGAATCTGGTTGATGCCCGCACCATCAGCGTGCAGCCGTGGGAAAAGAAGATGGTGCAGGTGGTCGAGAAGGCCATCCGCGAGTCCGATCTGGGCCTCAATCCGCAGACTCAGGGCGACGTCATCCGCGTGCCCATGCCCGCACTGACCGAAGAGCGCCGCCGCGATCTGGTCAAGGTCATCAAGCAGGAGGGCGAGGGTGCCAAGGTGGCCGTGCGCAATCTGCGCCGGGATGCGAACCAAAGCCTCAAGGATCTGGTCAAAGCCAAGGAGGCTTCCGAAGACGACGAGCGCCGGGCGCAGGACGAGGTGCAGAAAATCACCGATCGGTGCATCGCCGAGATCGACAAGCAACTGGCGCAAAAGGAAGCCGAGATCATGGCCGTCTGA
- the pyrH gene encoding UMP kinase yields the protein MSGYKRVLLKLSGEALMGDDAYGINRATIEAMVRDIAEVVNSGVQLAMVIGGGNIFRGVAGGAVGMDRATADYMGMLATVMNSLALSDAMKHAGLNPRVMSAIAIDQVVESYVRPKALQYLEEGKSVIFAGGTGNPFFTTDTAAALRAAEIGAEVMLKATKVDGIYTADPAKDPTAERYARISFDDAIAQRLQVMDATAFALCRDQKMPIRVFSIFKPGALMRVVQGADEGTDVYV from the coding sequence ATGTCCGGATACAAACGTGTTCTGCTCAAACTCTCGGGTGAGGCCCTCATGGGGGATGATGCCTATGGCATCAACCGCGCCACCATCGAGGCCATGGTGCGAGACATTGCCGAAGTGGTGAACTCCGGCGTGCAACTGGCCATGGTCATCGGCGGGGGCAACATCTTCCGGGGCGTGGCCGGTGGTGCCGTGGGCATGGACCGCGCGACGGCGGACTACATGGGCATGCTGGCAACGGTCATGAACTCACTCGCCTTGAGCGACGCCATGAAGCACGCCGGTCTGAACCCGCGCGTGATGTCGGCCATTGCCATCGATCAGGTCGTGGAGTCTTATGTGCGGCCCAAGGCGCTGCAATACCTGGAAGAAGGCAAGTCGGTGATCTTCGCCGGCGGTACCGGCAATCCGTTCTTCACCACCGACACGGCCGCCGCGCTGCGCGCGGCCGAGATCGGGGCCGAGGTCATGCTCAAGGCGACCAAGGTCGATGGCATCTACACCGCCGACCCGGCGAAGGACCCGACCGCCGAGCGCTATGCGCGCATCAGCTTTGATGACGCCATTGCGCAGCGCCTGCAGGTGATGGACGCGACCGCCTTCGCCCTTTGCCGCGATCAGAAAATGCCCATCCGCGTGTTCAGCATCTTCAAGCCAGGGGCGTTGATGCGCGTGGTTCAGGGCGCCGACGAGGGCACGGACGTCTACGTCTGA
- the tsf gene encoding translation elongation factor Ts has product MAAITASMVAELRAKTDAPMMECKKALTEAEGHMDRAEEILRVKLGSKASKAASRVTAEGIVTAYINGTTGALIELNCETDFVAKNDDFLAFGKTLAELIAAQNPADVAALSALTIDGETIEARRSKLIGKIGENMTIRRFKRFAGDHKLVSYLHGTRIGVMVEFTGDEVAAKDVAMHIAAMKPVALSSSQVPADLIEKERSIASQKAAESGKPAEIIAKMVEGSVQKYLKEVSLFDQVFVKNDKQTVEQMLKGANTTVHGFTMYVVGEGIEKKSENFAEEVAAQMAAAKQG; this is encoded by the coding sequence ATGGCTGCGATTACCGCAAGCATGGTGGCAGAACTGCGTGCCAAGACCGATGCCCCGATGATGGAGTGCAAAAAGGCGCTGACCGAGGCTGAAGGCCACATGGATCGCGCCGAAGAGATTCTTCGTGTCAAGCTGGGCAGCAAAGCCAGCAAGGCCGCCTCGCGCGTGACCGCCGAGGGCATTGTGACGGCCTATATCAACGGCACGACCGGCGCCCTGATCGAACTGAACTGCGAGACCGATTTCGTGGCGAAGAACGACGATTTCCTCGCTTTTGGTAAAACGCTCGCCGAGCTGATTGCCGCGCAGAACCCCGCCGACGTGGCCGCGCTGTCCGCGCTGACGATCGACGGCGAGACTATCGAAGCGCGCCGCAGCAAGCTGATCGGCAAGATCGGCGAGAACATGACCATTCGCCGCTTCAAGCGCTTTGCCGGCGACCACAAGCTGGTGAGCTACCTGCACGGTACGCGCATCGGCGTGATGGTCGAGTTCACCGGTGACGAAGTGGCGGCCAAGGACGTGGCCATGCACATCGCCGCGATGAAGCCGGTGGCGCTGTCGTCGTCGCAGGTGCCTGCCGACCTGATCGAGAAAGAGCGCTCCATCGCCTCGCAGAAAGCGGCCGAGTCGGGCAAGCCTGCTGAGATCATTGCCAAGATGGTCGAAGGCTCGGTGCAGAAGTACCTCAAGGAGGTTTCGCTGTTCGATCAGGTGTTCGTCAAGAACGACAAGCAGACCGTCGAGCAGATGCTCAAGGGTGCCAACACCACGGTTCACGGCTTCACCATGTACGTGGTGGGCGAGGGCATCGAAAAAAAGTCGGAGAATTTTGCGGAAGAAGTGGCGGCGCAAATGGCTGCAGCCAAGCAAGGCTGA
- the rpsB gene encoding 30S ribosomal protein S2 yields the protein MSVSMRQMLEAGVHFGHQTRFWNPKMAPFIYGHRNKIHIVNLEKTLPMYLDAVKFARQLAARRGTILFVGTKRQAGEVVREQAERCGMPYVDQRWLGGMLTNFKTVKTSIKKLKDMQAQAAEGVLEQMSKKEALTFQREMEKLEKSIGGIQDMAALPDAIFVIDVGYHKIAIAEAKTLGIPVIGVVDTNHSPVGVTHIIPGNDDSAKAVTLYAQGMADAILEGKNDAVNEVVQAVAEGEEEFVEVQEGAPAA from the coding sequence ATGTCAGTCTCAATGCGTCAAATGCTGGAAGCCGGTGTGCACTTCGGTCACCAAACCCGCTTCTGGAACCCCAAGATGGCCCCGTTCATCTACGGCCATCGCAACAAGATCCACATCGTCAACCTCGAAAAGACGTTGCCGATGTACCTGGATGCCGTCAAGTTCGCCCGTCAGCTCGCTGCGCGCCGCGGCACCATCCTTTTTGTCGGTACCAAGCGCCAGGCCGGCGAAGTCGTTCGCGAACAGGCTGAGCGTTGCGGCATGCCCTATGTCGACCAGCGCTGGCTCGGCGGCATGCTGACCAACTTCAAGACGGTCAAGACCTCGATCAAGAAGCTCAAGGACATGCAAGCCCAGGCCGCCGAAGGCGTGCTCGAGCAAATGAGCAAGAAAGAAGCCCTGACCTTCCAGCGCGAGATGGAGAAACTGGAAAAATCCATCGGCGGCATTCAGGATATGGCGGCTCTGCCCGATGCAATCTTCGTCATCGACGTGGGCTATCACAAGATTGCGATTGCCGAGGCGAAGACGCTGGGCATCCCGGTGATCGGCGTGGTCGACACCAACCATTCCCCGGTGGGCGTGACTCACATCATTCCGGGCAATGACGACTCCGCCAAGGCCGTGACCCTGTACGCACAAGGCATGGCCGATGCGATTCTGGAAGGCAAGAACGATGCGGTCAATGAGGTCGTTCAAGCCGTGGCCGAGGGCGAAGAAGAATTCGTCGAGGTTCAGGAAGGCGCCCCCGCCGCCTGA
- a CDS encoding DUF3422 family protein has translation MLEHPFRQQLHNEIHARPFERVGAPAQVSHQVMLVDPAESQLAFEHLGELLGNLLLPPPSPGSMFHTEQIGPVRLRWERHGEFVSYTFITHEQLGPEDPMFDRCACDRISAEWRARIPGQRLCANHVAVMPEGEVGCDAAPDFSAVLDIDALVGSDVADGNAQVFTDLRMAPDGFTRFVVLSKPMSERRRGRLVQRLLEIETYRMLSLLTLPVARQITPQLNQYEQDLVSIMDAIGRNDDADPQRDHRTLDRLTQLASSVEGLYAASHGRFTAANAYYDLVNRRVGELHEKQIFGLQTIGQFLERRLAPAMQTCAWAARRQQALSERVSRCSNLLRTRVEVAMQQQNRSLLASMNRRQYLQLRLQQTVEGLSVAAITYYMASLVGHLFEAAEPWIHVAPKLAEGVSIPIIALLVWLGLQRMHRRLERSGEGR, from the coding sequence ATGCTCGAACATCCTTTCCGTCAGCAACTTCACAATGAGATCCATGCCCGCCCTTTCGAGCGGGTCGGCGCACCGGCGCAGGTCAGTCATCAGGTCATGCTGGTCGATCCGGCCGAATCGCAGCTGGCCTTCGAGCATCTTGGCGAGTTGCTGGGCAACCTGCTTCTGCCTCCACCCTCGCCTGGGAGCATGTTCCACACCGAACAGATCGGGCCGGTCCGCCTGCGGTGGGAGCGCCACGGCGAATTCGTCAGCTACACCTTCATCACGCACGAACAACTCGGCCCGGAAGATCCGATGTTCGATCGCTGCGCCTGCGACCGCATTTCCGCCGAATGGCGTGCCCGGATTCCGGGGCAAAGACTCTGTGCCAACCATGTCGCCGTCATGCCCGAAGGTGAGGTTGGCTGCGATGCGGCCCCTGATTTTTCGGCGGTGCTGGACATCGACGCCCTGGTCGGATCGGATGTGGCCGACGGCAACGCCCAGGTGTTCACCGATCTGCGCATGGCGCCAGACGGCTTCACCCGGTTCGTCGTCTTGAGCAAACCCATGTCCGAGCGCCGCCGCGGGCGCTTGGTGCAGCGCTTGCTCGAGATCGAGACCTATCGCATGCTGTCCTTGCTGACTCTGCCGGTGGCGCGTCAGATCACGCCTCAACTCAATCAGTACGAGCAGGATCTGGTGAGCATCATGGACGCGATCGGCCGCAACGACGATGCCGATCCCCAGCGCGATCACCGAACCCTCGACCGACTGACGCAACTGGCGTCGAGCGTGGAAGGCCTCTATGCCGCCTCACACGGCCGGTTCACCGCGGCGAACGCCTACTACGACCTGGTCAACCGCCGAGTCGGTGAGTTGCACGAGAAACAGATTTTCGGCCTGCAGACCATCGGACAATTCCTGGAACGTCGATTGGCACCGGCGATGCAGACGTGTGCCTGGGCGGCGCGGCGGCAGCAGGCCTTGTCCGAACGGGTATCGCGCTGCAGCAACCTGCTACGAACCCGCGTGGAAGTGGCCATGCAGCAGCAGAATCGCAGCCTGCTGGCCTCGATGAATCGTCGGCAGTATCTGCAGCTTCGGCTGCAGCAGACGGTGGAGGGCCTGTCCGTTGCGGCCATCACGTATTACATGGCCTCGCTGGTGGGCCATCTGTTCGAAGCCGCCGAACCGTGGATTCATGTTGCGCCCAAATTGGCCGAAGGCGTTTCCATTCCCATCATCGCCCTGCTCGTCTGGCTGGGCTTGCAGCGCATGCACCGCCGGCTGGAACGCTCTGGTGAAGGCCGCTGA